The Novipirellula galeiformis nucleotide sequence AATCCGTGCGCTCGAACGCTCGTCAGGGTCGCTCAGTGATTGGTTGGATCAGTCGTTGACGAGACAACAGGGGGCACCACCGATCCCATGGTTTGACTGGGTTCAATTCCTGATCTCCCATCAACAAGCATCGATTCTGGTGACCGGTGAAACACCGCCCACCGATCCACGTCTTGCCGAGATGGAAGCGTTGGCAGTCGCTGCGATCCAGTGATCGACCGTAGCCGCAGGACTGCTAGTCTCGATGTTCCGCAACCCGATGCATCGGGTTAGAAGTTCTGCGTTGACGTTCAAAGATGAACGGCAAGGCTTCGGATAAGGCCACTTCGAAACGCATCAGCGCGGGACCGAGTCAAGCGTGATGGTCCCTTGCTCACTGGGTTACTGGGCAGCTACTGGGCGGGCGGATTGACGTGCTTGAGGAATTTAAAGATGTCGCTGCCGGTGGTCAGAATCAATGTGCTGTCGCCTGCGAGCATCTCTTCGTAAGTCTCCATCGTCTTGATGAACTCATAGAACGCGACGGAGTCTTCGCTCCGGTTGTACGCGCTGGCATAGATCTCTGTGGCCTTGGCGTCCGCGGTGCCCTGGATCTCCTGGACGCGTTTGTACGCTTCGGATTCGATCTCCAACAGGTCACGCTCCTTCTTGCCAAGAATCTTCGCCGCTTCGCCTTCGCCCTCGCTACGGAATCGTTCGGCGATCTGCTGACGTTCGCTGATCATGCGGTCATAGATTCGCTGCTGTACACTCTCGTTGTAATTGATCCGCTTGAATCGAACGTCGAGCAGCTCGATACCAAAATCGGTAAGTTTTTCGGAAGCCTTGTTAAAGATCTCTTCTTCAATCTTGGCCCGCCCTTTGGAAATCGGATACAGCACTCCAACGTTTCCGGGAGCATCGACCAGCACGGCGTCGCGATCCGGTTGACGGTCCTTGGTGGTCCTAATCACTTCGATCAATTCATGCTTGGCGATCGCGTTACGCGTTTCGCTGCCCAGGATATCGTCCAGACGTGACAACGCGCCCCGTTCATCCCGCAACCGCAGAAAGAACTGCTTGGCGTCGTGGATCCGCCAACGTCCAAACGTGTCAACGACAATGTAGGTTTTGTCTTTGGTTGGCATTTCATTCGGGCGACCGTCCCATTCGAGGAACCGTTTCTCGATGCGAGTGACTTCCTGAATGAACGGGATCTTAAAGTGCAAACCGGCATCGCTGATCGGATCGCCCACGGGCTTTCCGAACTGGGTGATGATCACCTGCTCGGTTTCATTCACCGTATAAGATGCATTAAACAGCAGAAAGACCGACAGTAGCCCGAATCCGATCAGTGCGGGAAGGGTGACATTTTTCATGAGGGGTTCTTTGGGGATTCAGCGGACAATTGCAATAGCGGCAAGATCTGACTGGC carries:
- the hflC gene encoding protease modulator HflC; amino-acid sequence: MKNVTLPALIGFGLLSVFLLFNASYTVNETEQVIITQFGKPVGDPISDAGLHFKIPFIQEVTRIEKRFLEWDGRPNEMPTKDKTYIVVDTFGRWRIHDAKQFFLRLRDERGALSRLDDILGSETRNAIAKHELIEVIRTTKDRQPDRDAVLVDAPGNVGVLYPISKGRAKIEEEIFNKASEKLTDFGIELLDVRFKRINYNESVQQRIYDRMISERQQIAERFRSEGEGEAAKILGKKERDLLEIESEAYKRVQEIQGTADAKATEIYASAYNRSEDSVAFYEFIKTMETYEEMLAGDSTLILTTGSDIFKFLKHVNPPAQ